In Paraburkholderia caribensis, a single window of DNA contains:
- a CDS encoding Glu/Leu/Phe/Val family dehydrogenase produces the protein MSTAANLQSIPSYLHADDLGPWGNYLRQVDRVAPYLGPLSRWLETLKRPKRILVVDVPIELDNGTVAHFEGYRVQHNVSRGPGKGGVRYHQDVTLSEVMALSAWMSVKNAAVNVPYGGAKGGIRVDPRKLSRGELERMTRRYTSEIGIIIGPNTDIPAPDVNTNEQIMAWMMDTYSMNQGQTATGVVTGKPITLGGSLGRREATGRGVFVVGCEAARRIGMDIEGARIAVQGFGNVGGIAARLYQEAGAKVVAVQDHTGTLYKASGIDAVALLEHVAKHGGVGGYAEADTIANEDFWTVESDILIPAALENQITEKNAGKIRTKIVVEGANGPTTTAADDILHDKGILVIPDVVANAGGVTVSYFEWVQDFSSFFWTEDEINERLERVMREAFAAVWQVASEQKVSVRTAAFIVACKRILQAREMRGLYP, from the coding sequence ATGTCTACCGCGGCAAATCTGCAGTCCATCCCGTCCTACCTTCATGCCGACGATCTCGGCCCCTGGGGCAACTACCTCCGTCAGGTCGATCGCGTCGCGCCGTATCTCGGCCCGTTGTCGCGCTGGCTGGAAACGCTCAAGCGGCCGAAGCGCATTCTCGTCGTCGACGTGCCCATCGAACTCGATAACGGCACCGTCGCGCACTTCGAAGGCTATCGCGTGCAGCACAACGTGTCGCGCGGTCCGGGCAAGGGCGGCGTGCGTTATCACCAGGACGTGACGTTGTCGGAAGTGATGGCGCTGTCGGCATGGATGTCGGTGAAGAACGCGGCCGTGAACGTGCCGTACGGCGGTGCGAAGGGCGGTATCCGCGTCGATCCGCGCAAGCTCTCGCGTGGTGAACTGGAGCGCATGACGCGCCGCTACACCAGCGAAATCGGCATCATCATCGGACCGAACACCGACATCCCCGCGCCGGACGTGAACACCAATGAGCAGATCATGGCGTGGATGATGGACACGTACTCGATGAACCAGGGCCAAACGGCCACGGGCGTCGTGACGGGCAAGCCGATCACGCTCGGCGGCTCCCTCGGCCGTCGTGAAGCGACAGGCCGCGGCGTGTTCGTCGTCGGTTGCGAAGCGGCGCGCCGCATCGGCATGGATATCGAAGGCGCGCGCATCGCCGTGCAGGGCTTCGGCAACGTCGGCGGCATCGCGGCGCGTCTGTATCAGGAAGCAGGCGCGAAGGTCGTCGCCGTGCAGGATCACACGGGCACGCTGTACAAGGCATCGGGCATCGACGCCGTTGCGCTGCTCGAGCACGTCGCGAAGCACGGCGGCGTCGGCGGTTACGCCGAAGCCGACACGATCGCGAACGAAGACTTCTGGACGGTCGAATCGGACATCCTGATCCCGGCTGCGCTGGAAAACCAGATCACCGAGAAGAACGCGGGCAAAATTCGTACGAAGATCGTGGTAGAAGGCGCGAACGGTCCGACCACAACGGCCGCCGACGACATCCTGCACGACAAGGGCATCCTCGTGATCCCCGACGTCGTCGCGAATGCGGGCGGGGTGACGGTGTCGTACTTCGAGTGGGTGCAGGATTTCTCGAGCTTCTTCTGGACGGAAGACGAGATCAACGAGCGCCTCGAACGCGTGATGCGCGAAGCGTTCGCGGCCGTGTGGCAGGTGGCGAGCGAGCAGAAGGTGTCGGTGCGCACGGCGGCGTTCATCGTTGCTTGCAAACGCATCCTTCAGGCGCGCGAAATGCGCGGTCTGTATCCCTGA
- a CDS encoding LysR family transcriptional regulator, whose protein sequence is MELKWLEDFVSLAETRSFSRSAELRHVTQPAFSRRIQALEAWLGTELIDRSVYPTRLTAAGQVFYEQALAMLSQFHEARTLLRGHTATPAATIEFAVPHTLSLTYFPRWLQRIEAQLGPIHTRLRALNVHDAVLSLVEGGCDLVMGYHHPSHPVALDPARYDMLTLGIEAISPFSAPGKGGRPRYTLPGTSDAPTPYLSYTPNAYLGRMTEVIFATAPGRLYLDRVYETDMAEGLKAMALAGHGVAFLPHSAVEDAVADGRLIRLDRASRGVAQGQLTLTMEIRLYRDKLAAQTDDARQQLVRALWDVVSTELAQASK, encoded by the coding sequence ATGGAACTGAAATGGCTCGAAGACTTCGTGTCGCTGGCGGAAACGCGCAGTTTCAGCCGCTCGGCGGAATTGCGGCACGTCACGCAGCCCGCGTTTTCGCGGCGCATCCAGGCGCTCGAAGCGTGGCTCGGCACGGAATTGATCGACCGTTCGGTTTACCCGACGCGCCTCACGGCAGCGGGCCAGGTCTTCTACGAGCAGGCGCTCGCGATGCTGTCGCAGTTCCACGAGGCGCGCACGCTGTTGCGCGGCCATACGGCGACGCCCGCCGCGACGATCGAATTCGCGGTGCCGCATACGCTGTCGCTCACGTACTTCCCGCGCTGGCTGCAGCGCATCGAGGCGCAGCTCGGCCCGATCCATACGCGGCTGCGCGCGCTGAACGTGCACGACGCGGTGTTGTCGCTGGTCGAAGGCGGCTGCGATCTGGTGATGGGCTATCACCATCCGAGCCACCCGGTCGCGCTCGATCCCGCGCGCTACGACATGCTGACGCTCGGCATCGAAGCGATCAGCCCGTTTTCCGCGCCCGGCAAGGGCGGCCGACCGCGCTACACGTTGCCCGGCACGTCGGACGCGCCAACACCCTATCTCTCGTACACGCCGAATGCCTATCTGGGGCGCATGACAGAGGTGATCTTTGCGACGGCGCCCGGCCGCCTCTACCTCGATCGCGTGTATGAAACGGACATGGCCGAAGGACTGAAGGCGATGGCGCTCGCCGGACACGGCGTCGCGTTCCTGCCGCACAGCGCCGTCGAAGACGCCGTCGCCGATGGCCGTCTGATCCGGCTCGACCGCGCGTCGCGCGGCGTCGCGCAAGGTCAGCTCACCCTGACGATGGAAATCCGCCTCTACCGCGACAAACTCGCCGCGCAGACCGACGACGCGCGCCAGCAACTCGTGCGCGCGTTGTGGGACGTCGTGAGTACGGAACTCGCGCAAGCGTCGAAGTAG
- the purB gene encoding adenylosuccinate lyase, whose amino-acid sequence MSDTRPDTLFALTALSPLDGRYASKTEALRDWLSEAAFMRHRVKVEIHWLIALSHAGFAEVPRFSEASEQFLLQLVERFTAHDAARIKDIERVTNHDVKAVEYWLKESVKGQPELERASEFIHFACTSEDINNTSHGLMLAGAREHVILPALRAVHQRLVALAHAQADQPMLSRTHGQPASPTTLGKEMANVAARLSRAIDRIAKVELLGKMNGAVGNFNAHLSAYPEFDWEAFSKEVVEQRLNLTFNPYTIQIEPHDYMAELFDAVARANTILLDLDRDVWGYISLGYFKQRTKAGEIGSSTMPHKVNPIDFENSEGNLGLANATLRHLADKLPVSRWQRDLTDSTVLRNIGVAFGYALLAYDALNRGLDKLEVNPQRLNDDLDATWEVLAEPVQTVMRRYGIENPYEQLKELTRGKGITRDALQTFINGLAIPADAKERLLAMTPGSYVGKAAELAKRIK is encoded by the coding sequence ATGTCCGACACCCGCCCCGACACTCTCTTCGCGCTGACCGCCCTGTCCCCGCTCGACGGCCGTTACGCATCGAAAACCGAAGCCCTGCGCGACTGGCTTTCGGAAGCCGCGTTCATGCGCCATCGCGTGAAGGTGGAAATTCACTGGCTGATCGCGTTGTCGCACGCCGGTTTCGCGGAAGTGCCGCGCTTCTCGGAAGCGTCGGAGCAATTCCTGCTGCAACTCGTCGAACGCTTCACCGCGCATGACGCCGCGCGCATCAAGGACATCGAGCGCGTGACGAATCACGACGTGAAGGCTGTCGAGTACTGGCTGAAGGAATCGGTGAAGGGTCAGCCGGAACTGGAACGCGCGAGCGAGTTCATCCACTTCGCGTGCACGTCGGAAGACATCAACAACACGTCGCACGGCCTGATGCTCGCCGGCGCGCGCGAACACGTGATCCTGCCGGCGCTGCGCGCCGTGCATCAACGCCTCGTCGCGCTGGCGCATGCGCAGGCCGATCAGCCGATGCTCTCGCGCACGCACGGCCAGCCCGCCAGCCCGACCACGCTCGGCAAGGAAATGGCGAACGTTGCCGCGCGTCTGTCGCGTGCGATCGACCGGATCGCGAAGGTCGAACTGCTCGGCAAGATGAACGGCGCGGTCGGCAACTTCAATGCGCATCTGTCCGCGTATCCGGAGTTCGACTGGGAAGCGTTTTCGAAGGAAGTCGTCGAACAGCGTCTGAACCTGACGTTCAACCCGTACACGATCCAGATCGAGCCGCACGATTACATGGCTGAACTGTTCGATGCCGTCGCGCGCGCGAACACGATCTTGCTCGACCTCGACCGCGATGTGTGGGGTTATATCTCGCTTGGCTATTTCAAGCAGCGGACGAAGGCGGGTGAAATCGGCTCGTCGACGATGCCGCACAAGGTCAATCCGATCGATTTCGAAAACTCGGAAGGGAACCTCGGGCTGGCGAATGCCACGCTGCGGCATCTGGCAGATAAGCTGCCGGTTTCGCGTTGGCAGCGGGATCTGACCGATTCGACGGTGTTGCGCAATATTGGTGTTGCGTTTGGGTATGCGTTGCTGGCTTATGACGCGCTTAATCGTGGCTTGGATAAGCTTGAGGTGAATCCGCAGCGGCTGAACGATGATCTCGATGCGACCTGGGAAGTGCTGGCTGAGCCTGTGCAGACTGTTATGCGTCGGTATGGTATCGAGAATCCGTATGAGCAGTTGAAGGAGTTGACGCGGGGGAAGGGCATCACGCGGGATGCGTTGCAGACTTTTATTAATGGTCTTGCCATTCCCGCCGATGCTAAGGAGCGTCTGCTTGCCATGACGCCTGGGTCTTATGTCGGTAAGGCTGCTGAGTTGGCCAAGCGGATCAAGTAA
- a CDS encoding gluconokinase has translation MILIAMGVSGAGKTRIGEMLAERLKCSFTDGDAFHSAANKEKMHNGIPLTDEDRWPWLRTIRAAIEEKQAAHEDAVFTCSSLKRSYRDVLRAGDKDVCFVYLKGSREVLQERLQTRTGHFFDPSLLQSQLDTLEEPGDDEAITVSIELTPEQIVEETLSKLRAR, from the coding sequence ATGATTTTGATCGCGATGGGCGTGTCGGGCGCCGGCAAGACCCGTATTGGCGAAATGCTGGCGGAGCGGCTGAAGTGCAGCTTCACGGATGGCGACGCGTTTCATAGCGCTGCCAACAAGGAGAAGATGCACAACGGCATTCCGCTGACGGATGAAGATCGCTGGCCGTGGCTCAGGACGATTCGCGCGGCGATCGAGGAGAAGCAGGCGGCGCATGAGGATGCGGTTTTTACTTGTTCTTCGCTGAAGCGTTCTTATCGCGATGTTTTGCGCGCGGGCGATAAGGATGTTTGCTTTGTCTATCTCAAGGGCTCGCGGGAAGTGCTGCAGGAGCGTTTGCAGACGCGTACTGGGCATTTCTTTGATCCTTCGTTGCTGCAGAGCCAGCTCGATACGCTGGAAGAGCCCGGGGATGATGAGGCTATTACTGTGAGTATTGAACTGACGCCCGAGCAGATTGTTGAGGAGACGCTCAGTAAGTTGCGCGCCAGGTAG
- a CDS encoding GntP family permease yields MEAVHGSMLLIYAVIAIAVLILMITRFKVYPFLVLIIVSLLLGLAVGMPAGTIVKSFETGNGNTLGHIAIVVGLGTMLGKMMAESGGAERIATTLINWFGEKNIHWAMMFVAIIVGLPVFFEVGFVLLIPIAFNVAKRTGKSLLLIGLPMVAGLSVVHGLIPPHPAALLAVQAYHADIGRTIAYGLLVGVPTAIVAGPLFALLIHRHIKLAENNPLAAQFVDTEHQTGSRELPGFGITLFTILLPVILMLIGSWADLVFAPKTTPNDLLKFIGTSDVALLIAVLVSFWTFGASRGFNREQIQKFCGECLAPIAGITLIVGAGGGFGRVLMDSGISKQIVETATSAHLSPLLLGWFVAALIRLATGSATVAMTTACGIVAPIAQASGVQVKPELLVLATGSGSLIFSHVNDGGFWLIKEYFGMTVGQTFKTWSLCETIISLMGLGLTFALAAVL; encoded by the coding sequence ATGGAAGCTGTCCACGGCAGCATGCTGCTGATCTACGCCGTGATCGCCATTGCGGTGCTGATCCTGATGATCACGCGCTTCAAGGTGTATCCGTTCCTCGTCCTCATCATCGTGTCGTTGCTGCTGGGTCTTGCCGTCGGCATGCCGGCGGGCACGATCGTGAAGTCGTTCGAAACGGGCAACGGCAACACGCTGGGTCACATCGCGATCGTCGTTGGTCTCGGCACGATGCTCGGCAAGATGATGGCCGAATCGGGCGGTGCCGAGCGCATCGCCACCACGCTAATCAACTGGTTCGGTGAAAAGAACATTCACTGGGCGATGATGTTCGTTGCGATCATCGTCGGCTTGCCTGTGTTCTTCGAAGTCGGCTTCGTGCTGCTGATTCCCATCGCGTTCAACGTCGCGAAGCGCACGGGCAAATCGCTGCTGCTGATCGGCCTGCCGATGGTCGCGGGTCTGTCCGTCGTGCACGGCCTGATTCCGCCGCACCCGGCTGCGCTGCTCGCGGTGCAGGCGTATCACGCGGACATCGGCCGTACGATCGCGTACGGGCTGCTCGTCGGCGTGCCGACGGCGATTGTCGCTGGTCCGTTGTTCGCGCTGCTGATCCACCGTCATATCAAGCTTGCGGAAAACAATCCGCTCGCCGCGCAGTTCGTCGATACCGAACATCAGACGGGCTCGCGCGAGCTGCCGGGTTTTGGTATCACGCTGTTCACGATTCTTCTGCCGGTGATCCTGATGCTGATCGGCAGTTGGGCCGATCTCGTGTTTGCGCCGAAGACGACGCCGAACGATCTGCTGAAGTTCATCGGCACGTCTGACGTTGCGCTGCTGATTGCCGTCCTCGTCAGCTTCTGGACGTTTGGCGCGAGCCGCGGCTTCAACCGCGAGCAGATCCAGAAGTTCTGCGGCGAATGTCTTGCGCCGATCGCGGGCATTACGCTGATCGTCGGCGCGGGCGGTGGTTTTGGTCGCGTGCTGATGGATAGCGGCATCTCGAAGCAGATTGTCGAAACGGCGACGTCTGCGCATTTGTCGCCGTTGCTGCTTGGCTGGTTCGTCGCCGCGCTGATCCGTCTCGCGACGGGTTCGGCGACGGTTGCGATGACGACGGCGTGCGGCATCGTCGCGCCGATCGCGCAGGCGAGCGGCGTGCAGGTGAAGCCGGAACTGCTGGTGCTTGCGACGGGTTCGGGCTCGCTGATTTTCTCGCACGTCAACGACGGCGGTTTTTGGCTGATCAAGGAGTATTTCGGAATGACGGTGGGGCAGACGTTCAAGACGTGGTCGCTCTGCGAAACCATCATTTCGCTGATGGGCTTGGGTTTGACCTTCGCGTTGGCGGCGGTCCTGTAA
- the eda gene encoding bifunctional 4-hydroxy-2-oxoglutarate aldolase/2-dehydro-3-deoxy-phosphogluconate aldolase, which produces MTSKTVSEIVRLGPVIPVLAFDTVEQGEHVSRALHAGGVKVLEITLRTPAGIGAIERASQLAEDIVVGVGTITRPEHCAQAKKAGAQFGVSPGLTKDMHKAAQDAGLPLLPGVMTPSDIIVALELGYEIVKFFPAQQAGGVPMLQAFHGPFPTLKFCPTGGITAETAPNFLALPNVVCVGGSWLTPKAALAAQNWDEVTRLARAASELAAPAH; this is translated from the coding sequence ATGACGTCGAAAACAGTCAGCGAAATCGTGCGCCTGGGTCCCGTGATCCCGGTCCTCGCATTCGATACCGTCGAACAGGGCGAACACGTTTCGCGCGCGCTGCACGCAGGCGGCGTGAAGGTGCTGGAAATCACGCTGCGCACGCCCGCTGGCATCGGGGCGATCGAGCGCGCGAGCCAGCTTGCCGAAGACATCGTCGTTGGCGTCGGCACGATCACGAGGCCCGAACATTGCGCGCAGGCGAAAAAGGCGGGCGCGCAGTTCGGCGTGTCGCCGGGACTCACGAAAGACATGCACAAGGCCGCTCAGGACGCCGGTTTGCCGCTTTTGCCCGGCGTCATGACGCCGAGCGACATCATCGTCGCACTTGAACTCGGCTATGAAATCGTCAAGTTCTTCCCGGCGCAACAGGCGGGCGGCGTACCGATGCTGCAAGCCTTCCACGGCCCGTTCCCGACGTTGAAGTTCTGCCCGACGGGCGGCATCACGGCGGAAACCGCGCCGAACTTCCTCGCGCTGCCGAACGTAGTGTGCGTGGGCGGTTCGTGGCTGACGCCGAAGGCGGCGCTCGCTGCGCAGAACTGGGACGAAGTCACGCGTCTCGCGCGCGCTGCGAGCGAACTGGCAGCACCTGCACACTGA
- the edd gene encoding phosphogluconate dehydratase has product MVSPHSQLMKVTKRVIERSKPTRHAYLSRIDQAQGKFPARGALSCANLAHGFAGMEGNDKLVIKQIRQPNIGIVSSYNEMLSAHAPYKDFPDIIKAAARENGGVAQFAGGVPAMCDGITQGNAGMELSLFSREVIAMSTAVALTHNMFDAALCLGVCDKIVPGLLIGALQFGHLPTIFVPAGPMTSGLSNDDKAKVRQEFATGKCGRNELLESEAAAYHSHGTCTFYGTANSNQMLMEIMGLHLPGSAFVHPHTPLRDALTAQAARRVLDLTVDRGHYMPIGHVIDEKAIINGIVGLLATGGSTNHTLHLVAIARAAGIIIDWDDFDTLSATVPLLAKVYPNGKADVNHFHAAGGMAFLIRNLLEGGLLHDDVNTVVGKGLSRYAEEPKLLDGKLTWVPAAAESHDTAVLRAIGDPFQPDGGLRLMQGKLGRGVIKISAVAKQHRTVKAPAIVFDSQEAVQEAFDNGELKRDFIAVVRFQGARANGMPELHRLTPLLGVLQDQGFHVALVTDGRMSGASGKVPAVIHVSPEALLQGPLGKVRTGDTLVIDAEAGVLDIEIDDAEWAARPIAVSQHQAENEVGFGRELFGVFRAAAAPAELGASVFGPLVGEAPHATGTANAVASEASHAMQK; this is encoded by the coding sequence ATGGTTTCCCCGCATTCGCAACTGATGAAAGTCACGAAGCGCGTGATCGAGCGCAGCAAGCCGACGCGCCACGCGTACCTGTCACGCATCGACCAGGCGCAGGGTAAATTCCCGGCGCGCGGCGCGTTGTCCTGCGCGAACCTCGCGCACGGCTTCGCCGGCATGGAGGGCAACGACAAGCTCGTCATCAAGCAGATCCGGCAGCCGAACATCGGCATCGTCTCGTCGTACAACGAGATGCTCTCGGCGCATGCGCCGTACAAGGATTTCCCCGACATCATCAAGGCCGCCGCGCGTGAAAACGGCGGCGTCGCGCAATTCGCGGGCGGCGTCCCGGCGATGTGCGACGGCATCACGCAAGGCAACGCGGGCATGGAGCTGTCGCTGTTCTCGCGCGAAGTGATCGCGATGAGCACAGCGGTTGCACTCACGCACAACATGTTCGACGCGGCACTGTGCCTCGGCGTGTGCGACAAGATCGTGCCGGGCCTGTTGATCGGTGCGCTGCAATTCGGCCATCTGCCGACCATCTTCGTGCCTGCCGGCCCGATGACGAGCGGCCTTTCGAACGACGACAAGGCCAAAGTGCGCCAGGAATTCGCGACGGGCAAATGCGGCCGCAACGAGCTGCTCGAATCCGAGGCCGCCGCGTATCACAGCCACGGCACCTGCACGTTCTACGGCACGGCCAACAGCAATCAGATGCTGATGGAAATCATGGGCCTGCATCTGCCGGGCTCGGCGTTCGTCCATCCGCATACGCCGCTGCGCGACGCGCTGACCGCGCAGGCCGCGCGACGCGTGCTCGACCTGACGGTGGATCGCGGCCACTACATGCCGATCGGTCACGTGATCGACGAGAAGGCGATCATCAACGGCATCGTCGGTTTGCTCGCGACGGGCGGCTCGACCAATCACACGCTGCACCTCGTCGCGATTGCGCGCGCGGCGGGCATCATCATCGACTGGGACGACTTCGACACGCTGTCGGCAACGGTGCCGCTGCTCGCGAAGGTCTATCCGAACGGCAAGGCCGACGTGAACCACTTCCACGCGGCGGGCGGCATGGCGTTTCTGATCCGCAATCTGCTCGAAGGCGGCCTGCTGCATGACGACGTGAACACGGTCGTCGGCAAAGGCCTTTCGCGCTACGCGGAAGAGCCGAAACTGCTCGACGGCAAGCTGACGTGGGTGCCGGCCGCCGCTGAAAGCCACGACACGGCTGTGCTGCGTGCCATCGGCGATCCGTTCCAGCCGGACGGCGGCTTGCGTCTGATGCAAGGCAAGCTCGGCCGCGGTGTGATCAAGATTTCGGCCGTTGCGAAGCAGCATCGGACAGTGAAGGCGCCCGCCATCGTGTTCGATTCGCAGGAAGCCGTGCAGGAAGCCTTCGATAACGGCGAGCTGAAGCGCGACTTCATCGCTGTCGTGCGCTTCCAGGGCGCGCGGGCAAACGGCATGCCCGAGCTGCATCGTTTGACGCCGCTGCTCGGCGTGTTGCAGGATCAGGGTTTCCATGTCGCACTCGTCACGGACGGCCGCATGTCGGGTGCATCGGGCAAGGTGCCCGCCGTGATTCACGTATCGCCCGAAGCGCTGCTGCAAGGGCCGCTCGGCAAGGTGCGAACGGGCGACACGCTCGTGATCGACGCCGAAGCGGGCGTGCTCGACATCGAAATCGACGACGCAGAATGGGCCGCACGTCCGATTGCCGTGTCGCAGCATCAGGCGGAAAACGAAGTGGGCTTTGGCCGTGAGCTGTTCGGTGTGTTCCGTGCGGCGGCGGCGCCGGCTGAGCTGGGCGCGTCGGTGTTCGGGCCGCTCGTCGGCGAAGCGCCGCACGCAACTGGAACGGCAAACGCCGTGGCGAGCGAAGCCAGCCACGCAATGCAGAAATAA
- a CDS encoding MurR/RpiR family transcriptional regulator — translation MMLSQVEAMRDQMRPSERKLADYVIEAPREVLDLSMTEVAARAGVSQPTIARFCHALGFSGFREFKIRLAQGIATEVPAVYRDVRPDEPTPGVAAKVLDRTIGALIQVRNNLSTDSVAAAIELLAHAKRIEFYGAGGSGIAALDMQHKFFRLGMPSVAYSDPHTFLMSAALLGEGDVVVAISNTGRTRDIIDAAKSALAAGAKVIALTHGNSPLARLASIGLFANVDEDTDIFSPMTSRTSHLAIGDILAVGVALQRGPELAEKLAGAKDLIARRRIGPQE, via the coding sequence ATGATGCTGTCCCAGGTGGAAGCGATGCGCGACCAGATGCGCCCTTCCGAGCGCAAGCTCGCCGACTACGTGATCGAAGCGCCGCGCGAAGTACTCGACCTGTCGATGACCGAGGTCGCGGCGCGCGCGGGCGTGAGCCAGCCGACCATCGCGCGCTTCTGTCACGCGCTCGGCTTCTCCGGCTTCCGCGAGTTCAAGATCCGCCTTGCGCAAGGGATAGCAACGGAAGTGCCCGCCGTGTATCGCGACGTGCGCCCCGACGAGCCGACACCCGGCGTAGCGGCGAAGGTGCTCGACCGGACCATCGGCGCGTTGATCCAGGTGCGCAACAATCTGTCGACCGACAGCGTCGCGGCGGCGATCGAACTGCTCGCGCACGCAAAGCGCATCGAGTTCTACGGCGCGGGCGGCTCGGGCATTGCCGCGCTCGACATGCAGCACAAATTCTTCCGGCTCGGCATGCCGAGCGTCGCGTACTCGGACCCACATACGTTTCTGATGTCGGCGGCGTTGCTGGGCGAAGGCGATGTCGTCGTCGCGATCTCGAATACGGGCCGCACGCGCGACATCATCGACGCGGCGAAATCCGCGCTCGCCGCGGGCGCGAAGGTGATTGCCTTGACACATGGAAATTCGCCGCTTGCGCGGCTCGCGTCGATCGGGCTGTTTGCGAACGTAGACGAAGACACCGACATCTTTTCTCCGATGACGTCGCGCACGTCGCACCTCGCGATCGGTGACATTCTGGCTGTCGGCGTGGCGTTGCAGCGCGGGCCGGAGCTGGCGGAAAAACTGGCTGGTGCGAAGGATCTGATTGCGAGGCGGCGGATCGGGCCGCAGGAGTAG
- a CDS encoding CopD family protein, with product MPMLWIKTFHIVLVASWFAGLFYLPRIYVNLAMETDPNAVKRLLIMARKLFRFMTFIAVPALACGLWLWLYVGIGSGQGWIHAKVGVVVLLIIYHAYCGVLLRTFERGENRRSHKWYRMFNELPVLGMLAAVALVVIKPF from the coding sequence ATGCCGATGTTGTGGATCAAGACGTTTCACATCGTTCTGGTGGCTTCATGGTTCGCGGGGCTTTTTTATCTGCCGCGAATCTACGTGAATCTCGCGATGGAGACCGATCCGAACGCGGTGAAGCGTCTGCTGATCATGGCGCGCAAACTGTTTCGCTTCATGACTTTCATTGCGGTGCCGGCGCTGGCGTGCGGGCTGTGGCTGTGGCTTTACGTCGGCATTGGCAGTGGACAGGGCTGGATTCACGCGAAGGTCGGCGTGGTGGTGCTGCTGATCATCTATCACGCATACTGCGGCGTGCTGCTGCGGACGTTCGAGCGCGGTGAGAACAGGCGCTCGCACAAGTGGTATCGGATGTTCAATGAACTTCCCGTGCTGGGGATGCTGGCGGCGGTGGCGCTCGTCGTGATCAAGCCTTTCTGA
- a CDS encoding glutamate-5-semialdehyde dehydrogenase: MDIDQYMTDLGRRARHASRAMARASTAAKNAALEAVAVAIERETDALKAANARDLARARDKGHDAAFIDRLTLSDKALKTMVEGLRQVATLPDPIGEISGLKYRPSGIQVGQMRVPLGVIGIIYESRPNVTIDAAALCLKSGNATILRGGSEALECNTALAKLIGEGLEKAGLPQDAVQVVATSDRAAVGKLITMTQYVDVIVPRGGKSLIARLMEEARVPMIKHLDGICHVYVDDRADIAKALTVCDNAKTHRYGTCNTMETLLVARGIAAEVLPALGKLYRGKDVELRVDPAARKVLEAAGVAPLVDATEEDWRTEYLAPVLAIKLVDGVDEAIEHINEYGSHHTDAIVTEDHDRAMRFLREVDSASVMVNASTRFADGFEFGLGAEIGISNDKLHARGPVGLEGLTSMKYVVLGHGEGRQ, from the coding sequence ATGGATATCGACCAATACATGACCGACCTCGGCCGCCGCGCGCGTCACGCATCGCGTGCGATGGCGCGGGCGTCGACGGCGGCGAAGAACGCCGCGCTCGAAGCCGTCGCGGTTGCGATCGAACGCGAAACGGATGCGCTGAAGGCAGCCAACGCACGCGATCTGGCGCGCGCCCGCGACAAAGGTCACGATGCCGCGTTCATCGATCGCCTGACGCTGTCGGACAAGGCGCTGAAGACGATGGTCGAGGGCTTGCGGCAGGTGGCCACGCTGCCCGATCCGATCGGCGAGATCAGCGGCCTGAAGTATCGGCCGAGCGGCATTCAGGTTGGTCAGATGCGCGTGCCGTTGGGCGTGATCGGCATCATCTACGAGTCGCGGCCGAATGTGACCATTGATGCGGCGGCGCTGTGTCTCAAGTCCGGCAACGCGACCATTCTGCGCGGCGGCTCGGAAGCGCTCGAATGCAACACGGCGCTGGCGAAGCTGATCGGCGAAGGGCTCGAAAAAGCGGGCTTGCCGCAGGACGCGGTGCAGGTCGTCGCGACGTCCGATCGCGCGGCAGTCGGCAAACTCATCACGATGACCCAATACGTCGACGTGATCGTGCCGCGCGGCGGCAAGAGCCTGATCGCGCGCCTGATGGAAGAAGCGCGCGTGCCGATGATCAAGCACCTCGATGGCATTTGTCACGTGTATGTCGACGATCGCGCGGACATCGCGAAGGCACTGACCGTGTGCGACAACGCGAAGACGCATCGCTACGGCACGTGCAACACGATGGAAACGCTGCTGGTCGCGCGCGGCATCGCGGCGGAAGTGCTGCCGGCGCTCGGCAAGCTGTATCGCGGCAAGGACGTGGAACTGCGCGTCGATCCCGCGGCGCGCAAGGTGCTGGAAGCGGCGGGTGTCGCTCCGCTCGTCGATGCAACGGAAGAAGACTGGCGCACCGAATATCTCGCGCCCGTGCTGGCGATCAAGCTCGTGGATGGCGTCGACGAAGCGATCGAGCACATCAACGAATACGGCTCGCACCACACGGACGCGATCGTCACCGAAGACCACGACCGCGCGATGCGCTTCCTGCGCGAAGTGGATTCGGCGAGCGTGATGGTCAACGCATCGACGCGCTTTGCCGACGGTTTCGAGTTTGGTCTCGGCGCGGAGATCGGCATCTCGAACGACAAGTTGCATGCCCGCGGGCCGGTCGGGCTGGAAGGGTTGACGTCGATGAAGTACGTCGTGCTGGGGCACGGCGAAGGCCGTCAATAA